Proteins encoded by one window of Chondromyces crocatus:
- a CDS encoding isoprenylcysteine carboxyl methyltransferase family protein, whose protein sequence is MVTSQALYLGFLGFLAVERLAELHLSSRNAAWAFARGGVEMGQGHYPIMAAFHTLFLGACATEVLFLDRAFPGALGWMALALAALAQGLRYWAVSTLGPRWNTRVIVVPGLAPVVGGPYRFLRHPNYVAVMMEMAVVPLIHGAWISAVLFSVGNALLLWVRIRAEERALGPLWADAFAGRPRFVPEVRRE, encoded by the coding sequence GTGGTGACCTCGCAGGCGCTCTACCTCGGGTTCCTCGGCTTCCTCGCCGTGGAGCGGCTGGCGGAGCTGCACCTCTCCAGCCGCAACGCGGCGTGGGCGTTCGCGCGCGGTGGCGTGGAGATGGGGCAGGGGCATTACCCGATCATGGCGGCGTTCCACACGCTGTTCCTCGGGGCCTGTGCGACCGAGGTGCTGTTCCTCGACCGCGCCTTTCCGGGCGCGCTCGGCTGGATGGCGCTCGCGCTGGCTGCTCTGGCGCAGGGGCTCCGTTACTGGGCCGTCTCGACGCTCGGCCCGCGCTGGAACACGCGGGTGATCGTCGTGCCGGGGCTCGCGCCGGTGGTGGGCGGGCCGTACCGCTTCCTGCGCCACCCCAACTACGTGGCGGTGATGATGGAGATGGCCGTGGTGCCGCTGATCCACGGGGCGTGGATCAGCGCCGTGCTGTTCTCGGTGGGCAACGCGCTGCTGCTCTGGGTGCGCATCCGCGCCGAGGAGCGGGCGCTCGGTCCGCTGTGGGCCGACGCCTTTGCTGGCAGGCCGCGATTCGTTCCGGAGGTGCGCCGTGAGTGA